ACGTACCATCGCATCTTTTGAACCAAATAATTCTTCAGCAAGTGTTTTTGTTAATTCGGTTTTTCCGACACCTGTTGGTCCTACAAACAAGAAGGAGCCAATAGGACGCTGTTTTGATTTTAGGCCAGCTCGGCTACGTCTGATTGCTTTTGCAACCTTTTCTACTGCCACCTCCTGTCCAATGACCTTTTCATGCAAATTTTTCTCTAATTGCTTCATTTTGGCTTGTTCATCTTGTTGAAGTTTGCCAACAGGAATGCCTGTTTTTTGTTCGATAATTTCCTGGATATGTGAAATATTGATTACAGGTCTTTCAGAAGAAGATACAGTATTTAGCAGTTTTTCTAACTTTGCTTCCTCATCACGAAGATCGGCTGCTACTTCATATTTCTCGTTGCGTAATGCACCGTCTTTTTCTTTGACTATTTCTTTTAGGCGTTGCTCAATTTGTTCATTATTTTTATTTTCGGATGCAAGGTTTATTTTTGAACCTGCTTCGTCAAGTAAATCGATGGCTTTATCGGGTAAGAAGCGATCTTGAATGTATCGATGAGATAGTTGAACACAAGCATGGATAGCCTCATCAGAATACGTAACTTCATGATAATCCTCGTATTTGGCTTGGAGCCCTTTGACTATTTCAATTGCTGCTTCTACAGATGGCTCATGAACATGAATAGGCTGAAAGCGACGTTCTAAAGCAGAATCCTTTTCGATTTGGCGGTATTCTTTTAAAGTAGTAGCCCCGACTACCTGCAACTCACCACGTGCAAGGGCAGGCTTTAGAATGTTACCTGCATCCATGGAGCCTTCGGCTGAACCAGCCCCAACTAAAAGATGAATTTCATCAATGAAAAGAATAATATTTTTTCGTTCTTGTAATTCGGAAATTAATTGTTTCATTCTTTCTTCGAATTGACCACGAATTCCTGTATTAGCAACAAGTGAAGCCACATCAAGCAAGTATATTTCTTTGTTTCGTAATTTCCCAGGTACCTGGCCTTCTACGATCTTAGTGGCAAGACCCTCGGCGATTGCAGTTTTCCCAACTCCAGGCTCTCCAATTAAGACAGGATTATTTTTGTTTCGACGATTTAAGATTTCAATAACACGTTTAATCTCTTGCCCGCGGCCAATGACAGGATCAATTAATCCTGCTTTCGCCATTTGCGTTAAATTTCGACCGAATTGATCGATAAAACCTCCACCATGAGTATTCTTACGAACTTTTTCGGAATTTTGCATTGAGTCACTTTTATTTGAGCCTAAGGCTTTGTTATTTTGGAAAAATAGCTCTTCAAGTGGAAAGTTTGAAAATCCCCCCATTGAAGGATTTATTCCAGCCCCAATTGCTTTTTTTTCTTTTTCGTAACATTCATGGCAAATGATTATTTCTATCCGTTGTCCATTAATGATCATTTTTAATTGTACCGTTGCATGGTTTTCTTTACACATTTGACAAAGCATAAATAAACCTCCCTTAAATTATGATACAAAAAGCATCGTTTTGATTTTGACTTTGACTATATTTGATCTTTATGAACATAGTATAATCTGACCATCTTTGACTTTCAAGGTATTTGCTTATTGAAATTTATTCCAATTGATAAACTTTAAAAAGATATACATAAAAAGCTCGTCATGGTTTGTCCCTTTGCACATATATTTGAACAGAGGAGGGATAAAGTGAAGAATAATTGGCTTGCAGCTTTCCAAATCGCAGCAGTCTATGTGGGTACAGTAGTTGGAGCTGGCTTTGCAACAGGAAAAGAGATCGTTGAATTTTTTTCGCGATTTGGTTTTTTTGGATTAATCAGCATTTTAATGAGCGGATACCTCCTAGTTTTTATTGGTTCAAAACTAATGAGAATAGCGGTTCGTATAAAGGCTAAGTCATACCAAGAGTTTAATGAGTATTTATTTGGTAAATGGATAGGTAAAGGAATTAACATATTAATGTTAGGGATGCTACTTGGAGTAACCGCAGTTATGCTCTCAGGTGCGGGGGCAGTTTTTGAAGAACAGTTAGGTTTATCGAAAAGTCTTGGTACATTTCTAACTATATTTATGTCCATTATTGTCATGATCATTGGAACAAAAGGTATTTTTGCAGTTAATACATTTGTTGTTCCATTAATGATTTCATTTAGTGTAATGCTGATGGTTATTTCTGTGAGGATGCCTCATTTTATCGATCAGCTCTTAGTTATTCCGCATGCAAATGATGGCTGGAAAACAGTTGCCGCACCCTTTACATATACAGCCTTTAATCTAGCTCTTGCCCAAGCAGTACTTGTTCCAATTGCAACGGAAATTGACGATGATTGGACGGTAAAATGGGGAGGAATTATTGGAGGAATTGCATTAACAATCATCTTAATTTCAAGTCATTTTACATTAATTATGTTGCCGGATTTAGAAAAGTATCAGATCCCAATGGCTGTAATTATGAAGAATTGGTCTATAAGTTTTCACTGGATTTATGTATTGGTAATCTATGGGGAAATTTTCACCTCTGTCATTGGCAATGTTTATGGGCTTGACCGTCAATTAAAACAATATATCGAAATTCCTTCGATTATTTCAGTTTCACTCATTTTTAGTATTTCATATTTTATAGGACTAATTGATTACGGACAGCTTCTTTCGTATTTATACCCATTGTTTGGATATATAAGCTTGTTATTCCTTATTCTACTTTGGATGAAGCCATTATCGAACGTTAATAAAAAATAAAAAGCATCTGTTCAATTTTTGAACAGATGCTTTTCAAATAATACATGAAGTTAAAAAATGAGGTTCCACTCTGCTTATTTCAATGGAAGGAAAATAAATAACATGATGTCAAAAATAACGTGTGAGACAATTACGAGAGGCATACTTCTCTTCCAATAGTATAAAGCTCCCCACACAAGTCCACAAAGGAACGTGGTCAAAACCAAAATAAATTCACCTGAATAAATTTGGACTGAGGCATATAGCAATGCACCAACAATAATGCTTACCATTGGTTTAAAGTACTTCAAAAGTTTCTTTTGAACAAACCCACGCCAAAAAAATTCCTCGCCCGGGGCAGCTACCAACATAAGAGCTAGATATTCCCAAAAAAGAGATGGAGCAAACCATCGATAAAGTCGATGAATACCTCGATCAAAAGGAAGATGGAATGTTATTATTCCTTTAAAGACAATCCAAAAAGCTCCATATAGAATTAGCCCTGTCAAAGCGCCAAGTGATATGTATGTAAAAAAGGGTGCCTCATCATCAACGTCTTCTTGAAACATTGCAAATGTAATAAGCAGAAGCATTGAGCCCGAAAAGAGGTACCAAAATACTGATTTATCGTGAAAACTAAAAAACAAAAGTAGGTGGGCAAATACGAGGCCAATTAGAAGTCTTACATCAAAAATTCTTTTTTTCATTCTTTTCGTGCTCCTTTTTAAACTACATAGAGAAAATATTTTCATTTAATTCTAAGTTAATTTTTGATAAGAAATAAAAAATTTGAAAAAGCTAAAGAAAAGGAAAGGAGGTAATACTTTGAGTAAATCTAAAAGAGAGCAAGAGCGGGAATGGACTGTCAGAAAACAGGATCAAAATCCGCACGGCAAAACGAAATCTTTTAAAGAACTTTCAAAAGATATTGGTAATAACGATAAAATCTAAGCTCTTTTACAAGAACAATGCCACATCATTTGAGTTGATGATGGTGCATTTTTTCCCTTTTAAATATAATACTTTTTCATAAAATAAGCTATTTATACGATAAAAAGGGAAACGCGAAAATTTTCTACTAAAAAAACCAAAAAGTAGCAATAAAGCTACTTTTTGGTTTTTTTAATTATTTAAAGCGTTTTCTTTGATAATCTTATAGTTTTTATGATTGACAACGGTTCGTTGATCTAGTTCTAAGTCACGATAATTATCCATATAAGTTAGGTCGACTATTACAGAGTTTTCATTCACCTTTTCAACAATTCCTTGCAATCCCTCACGGAACTCAATGATATTCCCCACATCTGCCTTCTTCAATTAGTCCCTCTCCTTTACCTAACAACTTATACCAATCTATATAAATACCAGTTTGCACTACTTTTTTATTTTCGTAAAGGCTTTAATGTGACAATTTTTAAAATTCTTGAAAAACATCAATATAAAAATCATTAAACGTTTTTTTAATATGTAAAACTGTTTTTATATTTCCGGGGAAATTCGACAAAAAATAATTAAAAAATTGGCTTCTTAAAAAACTTTGTCGATTATAAGAATACTGTATAAACAGTATAGTTTAACGTTTAACAATGTCTGCAGGTGATTTTTAAACTTTTATAGTAGATTTAAAATAATCCCATAATTTAGGGGTAGAAGAGATTTAGT
The Neobacillus sp. PS3-40 genome window above contains:
- a CDS encoding AAA family ATPase; translated protein: MLCQMCKENHATVQLKMIINGQRIEIIICHECYEKEKKAIGAGINPSMGGFSNFPLEELFFQNNKALGSNKSDSMQNSEKVRKNTHGGGFIDQFGRNLTQMAKAGLIDPVIGRGQEIKRVIEILNRRNKNNPVLIGEPGVGKTAIAEGLATKIVEGQVPGKLRNKEIYLLDVASLVANTGIRGQFEERMKQLISELQERKNIILFIDEIHLLVGAGSAEGSMDAGNILKPALARGELQVVGATTLKEYRQIEKDSALERRFQPIHVHEPSVEAAIEIVKGLQAKYEDYHEVTYSDEAIHACVQLSHRYIQDRFLPDKAIDLLDEAGSKINLASENKNNEQIEQRLKEIVKEKDGALRNEKYEVAADLRDEEAKLEKLLNTVSSSERPVINISHIQEIIEQKTGIPVGKLQQDEQAKMKQLEKNLHEKVIGQEVAVEKVAKAIRRSRAGLKSKQRPIGSFLFVGPTGVGKTELTKTLAEELFGSKDAMVRLDMSEYMEKHSVSKLIGSPPGYVGHDEAGQLTEKVRRNPYSIILLDEIEKAHPDVQHMFLQILEDGRLTDSQGRTVSFKDTVIIMTSNAGINTIRTIHVGFGNNNAVEEASILDSLGGFFKPEFLNRFDSIIEFKSLEKDHILQIVDLMLNELQETLKEQNIILTVSPEAKEKLAELGYHPSFGARPLRRVIQEKLEDRIADFILDEPEAKQLVTVIEDGELKVNSKVLAVQ
- a CDS encoding GerAB/ArcD/ProY family transporter gives rise to the protein MKNNWLAAFQIAAVYVGTVVGAGFATGKEIVEFFSRFGFFGLISILMSGYLLVFIGSKLMRIAVRIKAKSYQEFNEYLFGKWIGKGINILMLGMLLGVTAVMLSGAGAVFEEQLGLSKSLGTFLTIFMSIIVMIIGTKGIFAVNTFVVPLMISFSVMLMVISVRMPHFIDQLLVIPHANDGWKTVAAPFTYTAFNLALAQAVLVPIATEIDDDWTVKWGGIIGGIALTIILISSHFTLIMLPDLEKYQIPMAVIMKNWSISFHWIYVLVIYGEIFTSVIGNVYGLDRQLKQYIEIPSIISVSLIFSISYFIGLIDYGQLLSYLYPLFGYISLLFLILLWMKPLSNVNKK
- a CDS encoding DUF6254 family protein, producing MSKSKREQEREWTVRKQDQNPHGKTKSFKELSKDIGNNDKI
- a CDS encoding CPBP family intramembrane glutamic endopeptidase; this translates as MKKRIFDVRLLIGLVFAHLLLFFSFHDKSVFWYLFSGSMLLLITFAMFQEDVDDEAPFFTYISLGALTGLILYGAFWIVFKGIITFHLPFDRGIHRLYRWFAPSLFWEYLALMLVAAPGEEFFWRGFVQKKLLKYFKPMVSIIVGALLYASVQIYSGEFILVLTTFLCGLVWGALYYWKRSMPLVIVSHVIFDIMLFIFLPLK
- a CDS encoding DUF2187 family protein — protein: MKKADVGNIIEFREGLQGIVEKVNENSVIVDLTYMDNYRDLELDQRTVVNHKNYKIIKENALNN